A window from Pseudobutyrivibrio ruminis HUN009 encodes these proteins:
- a CDS encoding YitT family protein, which yields MNTHKKSDILSYILIVIGAIMASFSVALILLPNDAIDYGTAGVAIIISKQTGLPLAPCVFGVFIPFIIAGYIVLGRSFTIKATMGSIAYTLGIRFFEGIPFELNTEHFLAVAFGGAILGAGLSLILRYGGCIDGSEILANIVVKRLSDKTGRNYSMTPVLLAFNALVYVTVFITIDATAALLSLLVYVVATAVIDHFTDHFEAIKQVTIITQEPDKIIVDIKNKLNKTCTIMDSRGAIAGENSTLICYISYFELPIMKDIISEHTGSFSTVSTIDEILR from the coding sequence ATGAATACACACAAAAAATCGGATATATTATCATACATATTAATAGTAATTGGAGCCATTATGGCCAGCTTTTCAGTCGCATTAATTTTGCTTCCAAATGATGCTATCGACTATGGAACTGCAGGTGTGGCAATTATTATAAGTAAGCAAACAGGATTGCCTCTTGCACCATGTGTATTTGGCGTCTTTATACCATTTATTATTGCGGGCTATATTGTGTTAGGTAGAAGCTTTACAATCAAAGCGACAATGGGCTCTATCGCATATACGTTAGGTATTAGATTTTTTGAGGGCATTCCTTTTGAATTGAACACAGAACACTTTTTAGCAGTGGCATTTGGTGGAGCAATTTTGGGGGCAGGACTATCTCTGATATTGCGATATGGAGGTTGCATTGACGGTTCTGAAATACTTGCCAATATTGTGGTAAAACGTCTTTCTGATAAAACTGGCAGAAACTATAGTATGACTCCGGTGCTTTTAGCATTTAATGCATTGGTTTATGTAACAGTATTTATTACAATTGATGCTACAGCTGCACTACTTAGTTTGCTTGTTTACGTAGTAGCTACAGCAGTTATTGACCATTTTACGGATCATTTTGAAGCAATAAAACAGGTTACCATAATCACACAGGAACCTGACAAAATAATTGTTGATATAAAGAATAAACTTAACAAGACATGCACAATTATGGATTCGAGAGGCGCTATTGCTGGAGAAAACAGCACTTTGATTTGCTATATAAGCTATTTTGAATTGCCTATTATGAAGGATATTATATCTGAACATACAGGTAGTTTCAGTACAGTGTCAACTATCGATGAAATTCTTAGATAG
- the purN gene encoding phosphoribosylglycinamide formyltransferase, with amino-acid sequence MRIAVCVSGGGTNLQAIIDKINSGEIHNTEIAVVISNNKNAYALERAAKAGIEGVCISPKDYESREAFNKSFLEKLNSYNVDLVVLAGFLVVIPEEMIRQYRNRIINIHPSLIPSFCGTGFYGLKVHEGVLERGVKVTGATCHFVDEGTDTGPIILQKAVDVMEDDTPETLQRRVMEQAEWIIMPRAIDLIARGCVSVVDGKTKIIEK; translated from the coding sequence ATGAGAATAGCAGTTTGCGTATCTGGAGGTGGCACAAACCTCCAGGCAATCATTGATAAGATTAACTCAGGCGAGATTCACAATACTGAAATAGCTGTTGTTATATCTAACAATAAAAATGCATATGCTTTAGAGCGTGCTGCAAAGGCGGGAATCGAAGGGGTTTGTATTTCGCCTAAGGATTATGAGAGTCGAGAAGCATTTAATAAGTCTTTTTTGGAGAAATTAAATTCATATAATGTAGATTTGGTTGTATTGGCGGGTTTTTTAGTAGTGATACCGGAGGAAATGATTCGCCAGTATCGAAACCGAATCATTAACATTCACCCATCTTTAATTCCAAGTTTTTGCGGTACAGGTTTTTATGGATTAAAGGTTCATGAAGGGGTTCTTGAACGTGGTGTAAAAGTCACTGGAGCAACATGCCACTTTGTGGATGAAGGGACAGATACTGGCCCTATCATCTTGCAAAAGGCTGTAGATGTAATGGAGGATGATACTCCAGAAACACTTCAGCGCCGAGTAATGGAGCAGGCTGAGTGGATAATTATGCCACGCGCAATCGATTTAATTGCCCGCGGATGTGTATCTGTGGTGGACGGAAAAACAAAAATAATAGAGAAGTAA
- the purE gene encoding 5-(carboxyamino)imidazole ribonucleotide mutase gives MAKVSIVMGSDSDMPVMAKAVEVLEKFGVDYEMRIISAHREPDVFFEYAKGAKDRGVQVIIAGAGKAAHLPGMCAALFEGPVVGIPMKTSDLGGVDSLYSIVQMPTGVPVATVAINGGANAGILAVKMLAMADSALASKLHDFIVEQKESVEKKDGQLQADGYKVFL, from the coding sequence ATGGCAAAGGTAAGTATAGTTATGGGTAGCGACAGCGATATGCCAGTAATGGCAAAGGCTGTAGAGGTACTCGAGAAATTTGGTGTAGATTACGAGATGAGAATTATCTCAGCACATCGTGAGCCAGATGTTTTCTTTGAGTATGCAAAGGGCGCAAAAGATAGAGGCGTTCAGGTTATTATTGCTGGAGCAGGCAAGGCAGCACATTTGCCTGGTATGTGTGCAGCTTTATTCGAAGGGCCTGTTGTTGGTATCCCAATGAAGACTAGCGACCTTGGAGGTGTAGATTCACTCTATTCCATTGTTCAGATGCCTACAGGTGTACCTGTAGCTACAGTTGCCATCAATGGCGGCGCAAATGCTGGTATACTTGCAGTTAAAATGCTTGCTATGGCAGACTCTGCCCTTGCAAGCAAACTCCACGATTTTATCGTAGAGCAGAAAGAATCAGTTGAGAAAAAAGACGGGCAGCTTCAGGCTGACGGTTATAAAGTATTTTTGTAG
- a CDS encoding beta-glucoside-specific PTS transporter subunit IIABC has product MASKYDGLARIIIQNVGGKDNIQSITHCVTRLRFSLKDESKANTDILKETDGIVTVIQSGGQYMVVIGNHVPQVFDAVISVGHLESKSALAGGNEIESTGKQNPFNAFISIITSVFTPFLGVLCACGILKGVLALLTAIGVMSAAGGTYNFLYSLGDAAFYFLPPILGMTAAKKFKLPEMEGLLIGLAMVYPYLTGGDYDISNLFGIPVSMPPSGNYTSSVIPVILAVAFAAWFENKCVKKIVPDTIKLFGVPLITLFVTFVLTIFIIGPVASAIANVLALFFNTLNALSPILMGAVVGFFWQILVMFGLHWSLVPIALSNLTTSGEDIILVAMLGTTFAQTGAVLGIWLKTKDKKIKSLAPAAFVSGLAGVTEPAIYGLTLPKKAPFFRTCVIAGVAGAVLCTMGVKAYQMAGMGVFAYPAYVNTSTNDTRGMIISIVVTLACVVAGFLSELIFYKDDAPAKKEVKVEGSSQAETLVAPIKGELKQLSDIADAAFSSGAMGKGIAIAPSEGKVYAPADGTITAFFATGHAIGLTTDKGAEIIIHVGMDTVKLEGKGFEPKVKQGDKVKKGDLLLEFDIDYITSEGYSVDTPVIITNTPKYDDVIPTDAASVAVGDTLITLL; this is encoded by the coding sequence ATGGCAAGCAAATATGATGGCTTGGCTCGCATCATTATCCAGAATGTGGGCGGAAAAGACAACATTCAAAGTATTACACATTGTGTAACAAGACTCAGATTTTCACTTAAAGACGAAAGCAAAGCAAACACAGACATTTTAAAAGAGACAGACGGAATCGTTACAGTAATTCAGTCTGGTGGTCAGTACATGGTAGTTATTGGAAATCATGTACCACAGGTATTCGACGCAGTTATCAGCGTAGGACATCTTGAAAGCAAATCTGCATTAGCAGGTGGAAATGAAATCGAATCAACAGGAAAGCAAAATCCTTTCAATGCATTTATTAGCATCATTACTAGTGTGTTCACACCATTCCTCGGAGTGCTCTGTGCATGCGGTATTTTAAAGGGTGTACTTGCACTTCTTACAGCAATTGGGGTTATGTCTGCAGCAGGCGGAACATACAACTTCCTTTACTCACTTGGCGACGCAGCATTTTATTTCTTACCACCAATTCTTGGTATGACAGCAGCAAAGAAGTTCAAACTTCCAGAGATGGAAGGTTTACTTATTGGTCTTGCTATGGTTTACCCATACTTGACAGGCGGAGATTATGATATTTCAAACTTATTTGGAATTCCAGTTTCAATGCCACCTTCAGGAAACTATACATCATCAGTTATTCCTGTAATCCTTGCAGTAGCATTTGCTGCATGGTTTGAAAACAAGTGTGTTAAGAAAATTGTTCCAGATACAATCAAGCTATTTGGTGTTCCACTTATCACATTGTTTGTTACATTCGTATTAACAATCTTTATCATCGGACCAGTTGCTTCTGCAATTGCTAACGTACTTGCATTGTTCTTCAATACATTAAATGCATTAAGCCCAATCCTTATGGGTGCAGTTGTTGGTTTCTTCTGGCAGATACTTGTTATGTTTGGTCTTCACTGGTCACTTGTACCAATCGCATTATCAAACCTTACAACATCAGGTGAGGATATCATTCTTGTAGCTATGCTTGGTACAACATTTGCTCAGACAGGTGCTGTTCTTGGTATCTGGCTCAAGACAAAAGATAAAAAGATTAAGTCACTTGCGCCAGCTGCATTTGTTTCAGGACTTGCAGGTGTTACTGAGCCAGCTATTTATGGTCTTACACTTCCAAAGAAGGCTCCATTCTTCCGTACATGCGTTATCGCAGGTGTTGCAGGTGCAGTTCTTTGCACAATGGGCGTAAAGGCTTACCAGATGGCAGGTATGGGTGTATTTGCTTATCCAGCATATGTTAACACTTCTACAAATGACACAAGAGGTATGATTATTTCAATCGTTGTTACTTTAGCTTGTGTAGTTGCGGGATTCCTTTCAGAGCTTATTTTCTACAAGGATGACGCTCCTGCAAAGAAGGAAGTAAAGGTTGAAGGTTCATCACAGGCTGAGACACTTGTAGCTCCAATCAAAGGTGAATTAAAGCAGTTATCAGATATTGCTGATGCAGCATTCTCTTCAGGTGCAATGGGCAAGGGTATTGCAATTGCTCCATCAGAAGGAAAGGTATATGCTCCAGCAGATGGTACAATTACAGCATTCTTTGCAACAGGTCATGCAATTGGCCTTACAACAGACAAGGGTGCAGAAATTATTATCCATGTAGGTATGGACACTGTTAAGCTTGAGGGTAAAGGCTTTGAACCAAAGGTTAAGCAGGGAGATAAGGTAAAGAAGGGTGACCTTTTATTAGAATTTGATATTGATTATATTACTTCAGAAGGATACTCTGTTGATACACCAGTTATCATTACAAATACACCAAAGTATGATGACGTTATTCCTACAGATGCTGCTTCAGTTGCAGTAGGTGATACACTTATTACACTTTTATAG
- the licT gene encoding BglG family transcription antiterminator LicT, with protein MKIKKVLNNNAALASDENGNEIIYTGCGICFQKRPGDELDESKIEKTFVMEKANEQFLKLVSELPYEQIQVADEIIRYASDNLGKRLCNNIYITLTDHLGFAIERSKSGTFLKNKLLWEIKTYYKVEYNLGCHALEIIKDKLGVDLPEDEAGFFALHIVNAELDGNIHHTMEAPEIIDDIISIVKYTYKRDLDEDSFSYERFITHLKYFLQRAERNAYYEPQDPGIFEIIMERFPEAYNCATRIKSYMESKYPEKLTDEEMLYLTVHIARITDRD; from the coding sequence ATGAAAATTAAAAAAGTTCTTAACAACAATGCTGCATTGGCGTCAGATGAAAACGGAAATGAAATAATATATACAGGCTGTGGAATTTGTTTCCAAAAACGTCCAGGAGATGAGCTTGATGAAAGCAAAATCGAAAAGACCTTTGTTATGGAAAAGGCAAATGAGCAGTTCTTAAAACTGGTTTCTGAGTTGCCATATGAACAGATTCAGGTTGCAGATGAAATCATCAGATACGCATCAGACAATCTTGGTAAAAGACTTTGCAATAACATATATATCACTCTTACAGATCATTTGGGATTTGCTATAGAACGAAGCAAAAGCGGTACATTTTTAAAAAACAAGCTTTTGTGGGAAATAAAAACATACTATAAAGTTGAATACAACCTAGGATGTCATGCCCTTGAAATTATTAAGGACAAGCTTGGTGTTGACCTTCCAGAAGATGAAGCAGGCTTCTTTGCACTTCATATCGTAAATGCGGAATTAGATGGAAACATCCATCACACTATGGAAGCTCCAGAAATCATCGATGACATCATCAGCATAGTTAAATATACATACAAAAGAGATTTGGATGAGGATTCCTTCTCATATGAAAGATTCATCACTCATCTGAAATATTTCTTACAGAGGGCTGAGCGTAATGCATATTACGAACCTCAGGATCCAGGAATCTTCGAAATTATTATGGAGAGATTCCCAGAGGCATACAATTGTGCCACACGTATTAAAAGCTACATGGAATCAAAATATCCAGAAAAGCTTACAGACGAAGAAATGTTGTACCTTACAGTACACATTGCTCGAATAACAGATAGAGATTAA
- a CDS encoding heavy-metal-associated domain-containing protein, which translates to MKKVTLKIEGMMCGMCEAHINDVIRKVVPNAKKVKSSYAKGVSTFISETEPDKDELTAAIAETGYTLQDMDTEEYTKKVFGLF; encoded by the coding sequence ATGAAAAAAGTTACTTTAAAAATTGAAGGTATGATGTGCGGTATGTGTGAGGCACATATCAATGATGTGATTAGAAAAGTTGTTCCAAATGCTAAAAAGGTTAAGAGCTCCTATGCCAAAGGTGTAAGTACATTTATATCTGAAACAGAGCCAGATAAAGACGAGCTTACAGCTGCAATAGCAGAAACTGGATATACCTTGCAGGATATGGATACAGAAGAATATACAAAAAAAGTATTTGGATTGTTTTAG
- a CDS encoding glycoside hydrolase family 1 protein, translated as MSTFREDFLWGGAVAANQFEGAWDVDGKGASVSDMCTNGSHTTPKRVTTKIEEGTLYPSHEAIDFYHHYEEDIALFAEMGFKVFRTSINWTRIFPTGMESEPNEAGLAFYDKVFDCCKKYGIEPLVTISHYELPYAFVEKYNGWEGRELIEYFMNYCKAIFARYKGKVKYWLTFNEINAGTMPLGAVLSTGTIKGYSGPVTEVPNKPQERFQALHHQFVASALAVKYAHDNYPEYKLGNMICFVTSYPATCNPADIIANQEHMREVNWYCSDVQVRGEYPAYAKSIWDKHGITIKMEPGDAEILKQGTVDFYTFSYYMSNVISGNPEANKGEGNLISGGKNPYLESSDWGWQIDPQGLRYSLNEIYDRYRIPLMVVENGLGAKDEIEADGSINDDYRIDYLRKHISEMKKAVEDGVDLMGYTPWGCIDLVSASTGEMAKRYGFIYVEKYDDGTGTLARRKKKSFDWYKNVISSNGENL; from the coding sequence ATGAGTACATTTAGAGAAGATTTCTTATGGGGAGGCGCAGTAGCCGCAAACCAGTTTGAGGGGGCATGGGACGTAGATGGAAAAGGAGCATCCGTGTCAGATATGTGCACAAATGGAAGCCACACAACTCCAAAGCGTGTAACTACAAAAATTGAAGAGGGGACTCTCTATCCTTCACATGAGGCAATAGACTTTTATCATCACTATGAAGAAGATATTGCACTCTTTGCTGAAATGGGATTTAAGGTGTTCCGTACATCAATTAACTGGACAAGAATTTTCCCTACAGGAATGGAATCAGAGCCAAACGAGGCAGGTCTTGCTTTTTATGACAAGGTTTTTGATTGCTGCAAAAAGTATGGTATTGAGCCACTTGTTACTATTTCTCACTATGAGTTGCCATATGCTTTTGTTGAGAAATACAACGGATGGGAGGGCAGAGAGCTTATCGAGTACTTTATGAATTATTGCAAGGCTATCTTTGCAAGATATAAGGGAAAGGTAAAGTATTGGCTAACTTTCAACGAAATCAATGCAGGTACAATGCCACTTGGCGCAGTTTTATCAACAGGTACAATCAAAGGATATTCGGGTCCTGTAACAGAGGTTCCAAATAAGCCACAGGAGAGATTCCAGGCACTTCATCATCAGTTTGTTGCATCAGCACTTGCTGTTAAGTACGCTCATGACAACTATCCTGAGTATAAGTTAGGCAACATGATTTGCTTCGTTACATCATACCCAGCAACATGTAATCCTGCTGATATCATCGCAAATCAGGAGCATATGAGAGAAGTTAACTGGTATTGTTCGGATGTTCAGGTTCGTGGTGAATATCCTGCATACGCAAAGAGCATTTGGGATAAGCATGGCATCACAATCAAAATGGAACCAGGCGATGCAGAAATTCTTAAGCAAGGTACTGTTGACTTCTATACATTTAGCTACTACATGTCTAATGTAATTAGTGGCAATCCAGAAGCAAATAAGGGCGAAGGAAACCTTATTTCAGGTGGCAAGAACCCATACCTTGAATCATCGGATTGGGGATGGCAGATTGACCCACAGGGACTTAGATATTCTCTTAATGAAATCTATGATAGATATCGTATACCTCTTATGGTTGTTGAAAATGGACTTGGAGCAAAGGACGAAATCGAGGCTGATGGTTCAATAAATGACGACTATAGAATTGATTACCTCAGAAAGCATATTTCAGAAATGAAAAAGGCAGTAGAGGATGGTGTAGATTTGATGGGCTACACACCTTGGGGATGTATTGATTTAGTTAGCGCATCAACAGGTGAGATGGCAAAGAGATATGGTTTCATTTATGTAGAGAAATACGATGATGGAACAGGCACTCTTGCTCGTAGAAAGAAGAAATCTTTTGATTGGTACAAGAATGTTATTTCATCAAATGGTGAGAATCTTTAA
- the purM gene encoding phosphoribosylformylglycinamidine cyclo-ligase: MDYKSSGVDIEAGYESVELMKKFVKGTMRPEVLGGLGGFSGAFDLSAIKNMDEPVLLSGTDGCGTKVKLAFLMDKHDTIGIDAVAMCVNDVACAGGEPLFFLDYIACGKNIPEKIATIVSGVAEGCKQSGCALVGGETAEHPGLMPEEEYDLAGFAVGIVDKKDIITGETLKDGDVLIGMASTGVHSNGFSLVRKIFDMTKESLDTYYDELGTTLGEALIAPTRIYVKALKAVKDAGVRVKACSHITGGGFYENIPRMLPEGKRAVVEKDSYEVPAIFKLMAKKGNVSEQMMYNTYNMGLGMIVAVDPADVDKTMEAMRSAGDTPYVVGKIVDGEKGVDLV; this comes from the coding sequence ATGGATTACAAGAGTTCAGGAGTAGATATCGAGGCAGGATATGAGTCAGTGGAGCTCATGAAAAAGTTTGTGAAGGGCACTATGAGACCAGAAGTACTTGGCGGACTTGGCGGTTTTTCTGGAGCATTTGATTTGAGTGCTATCAAGAACATGGATGAGCCAGTGCTTTTATCTGGTACAGACGGTTGTGGAACAAAGGTTAAGCTTGCATTCCTTATGGATAAGCATGACACAATCGGTATTGATGCAGTTGCAATGTGTGTTAATGATGTTGCATGTGCAGGTGGAGAGCCACTTTTCTTCCTTGATTATATTGCATGCGGAAAGAACATCCCTGAAAAGATTGCTACAATCGTTAGCGGTGTAGCAGAGGGATGCAAGCAGTCTGGCTGCGCCCTTGTAGGTGGTGAAACAGCAGAGCACCCAGGTCTTATGCCTGAGGAGGAGTACGATCTTGCTGGTTTTGCAGTAGGTATTGTAGATAAAAAGGATATTATTACAGGTGAAACACTAAAGGATGGAGATGTACTTATTGGTATGGCTTCAACAGGTGTTCATTCAAATGGTTTCTCTCTTGTTCGTAAGATTTTCGATATGACAAAGGAAAGTCTTGATACATATTACGATGAGCTTGGTACAACTCTTGGTGAGGCTTTAATTGCTCCAACACGTATTTATGTTAAAGCTCTCAAGGCTGTTAAGGATGCAGGTGTTAGAGTAAAGGCCTGCTCACATATTACAGGTGGTGGTTTCTATGAAAATATTCCACGTATGCTTCCAGAAGGAAAGCGCGCTGTAGTAGAGAAGGATTCTTATGAAGTTCCAGCAATCTTCAAGCTTATGGCTAAGAAGGGCAATGTTTCTGAGCAGATGATGTACAACACATACAACATGGGACTTGGTATGATTGTAGCTGTTGACCCAGCTGACGTTGATAAGACAATGGAAGCTATGCGCTCTGCTGGGGACACACCATATGTTGTTGGTAAGATTGTTGACGGAGAAAAGGGAGTAGATTTAGTTTAA
- the purD gene encoding phosphoribosylamine--glycine ligase, translating into MKVLIVGSGGREHAIALAVSRSSKVDKIYCAPGNAGISELAECVDIKAMEFDKLVAFAKENAIDLTIIGMDDPLVGGVVDKFEEAGLRCFGPRKNAAILEGSKAFSKDLMKKYNIPTAGYENFTDPDAALKYLETCKYPIVLKADGLALGKGVLICETHEDAVAGVAEIMQDKKFGDAGNTMVVEEFMTGREVSVLSFVDGNTVKIMSSAQDHKRAGDGDTGLNTGGMGNFSPSPFFTKEIEDFCQKNIFQPTVDAMKAEGREFKGVIFFGLMLTEEGPKVLEYNARFGDPEAQVVLPRLQNDIIDVMEACIDGKLDQIDLKFSDEAAVCVVLASDGYPVKYEKGFPITGFEKFNNKDYYCFHAGTAKNDKGEIVTNGGRVLGITALGKDLVEARAKAYEATEWINFENKYMRHDIANAILK; encoded by the coding sequence ATGAAGGTTTTAATAGTAGGTAGTGGCGGAAGAGAGCATGCAATTGCGCTTGCTGTTTCTAGAAGCTCTAAGGTAGATAAAATTTACTGTGCGCCAGGAAATGCAGGTATTTCTGAACTTGCAGAGTGCGTAGATATTAAGGCTATGGAGTTTGATAAGCTTGTAGCTTTTGCAAAGGAAAACGCTATTGATTTGACAATCATCGGTATGGATGACCCACTTGTAGGTGGTGTTGTAGATAAGTTTGAGGAAGCTGGACTTCGCTGCTTTGGCCCTAGAAAGAATGCTGCTATTCTTGAAGGCTCAAAGGCTTTCTCAAAGGACTTAATGAAAAAATATAATATTCCAACAGCAGGTTATGAAAACTTCACAGATCCTGATGCAGCTTTAAAATATCTTGAGACTTGTAAATATCCAATCGTACTTAAGGCTGATGGACTTGCTCTTGGTAAGGGTGTTCTTATTTGCGAAACACATGAGGACGCAGTTGCAGGTGTTGCAGAAATCATGCAGGACAAGAAATTCGGAGATGCTGGTAACACAATGGTAGTGGAGGAATTTATGACAGGCCGCGAGGTTTCTGTACTTTCATTTGTCGATGGAAATACCGTTAAAATTATGTCTTCAGCCCAGGACCACAAGCGTGCAGGAGATGGGGATACAGGCCTTAACACAGGCGGAATGGGTAATTTCTCTCCATCACCATTCTTTACAAAAGAAATCGAGGATTTCTGCCAAAAGAATATTTTCCAGCCTACAGTTGATGCTATGAAAGCTGAGGGAAGAGAATTTAAGGGCGTTATCTTCTTTGGATTAATGCTTACAGAAGAAGGCCCTAAGGTACTTGAGTACAATGCTAGATTTGGCGATCCAGAGGCCCAGGTTGTCCTTCCTCGTCTTCAGAATGATATCATTGATGTGATGGAAGCTTGCATTGATGGAAAGCTTGATCAGATTGATCTTAAGTTTTCGGATGAGGCTGCAGTATGTGTAGTTCTTGCGTCAGATGGATATCCTGTAAAATACGAAAAGGGATTCCCTATCACGGGCTTCGAAAAGTTCAATAACAAGGATTACTATTGCTTCCATGCTGGAACAGCAAAAAATGACAAGGGCGAAATCGTTACAAACGGTGGTCGAGTGCTTGGAATCACAGCTCTTGGTAAAGATTTAGTTGAGGCTAGGGCAAAAGCATACGAGGCAACAGAGTGGATCAATTTTGAAAATAAATATATGAGACACGACATTGCGAACGCCATCCTTAAATAA
- a CDS encoding aldo/keto reductase, giving the protein MKDIILGKTGIKVPQNGFGALPIQRVSIEEAVRILRKAYDGGMRFFDTARAYSDSEIKLGEAFGTGYIKREDIIIATKTAAKTPEEFWKDLDTSLTNLKTDYIDIYQLHMMPQCYKPGDGTGLYECLEEAKRLGKIKHIGGTAHKLGVAKEIIESGLYETLQYPMSYLATEKEVELILLCNKHEMGFISMKGLAGGLITNSKAAMAFISQFDGAVPIWGIQRESELDEWLAFMDSTPTMDEELKAFIEKERKELMGDFCRGCGYCMPCTVGIQINQCNRMSLMLRRAPSESWLNEYWQAEMEKINDCIECGKCMTHCPYELQIPTLLRKNLEDYHEVLAGNRKVQ; this is encoded by the coding sequence ATGAAAGATATCATTTTAGGAAAAACTGGCATAAAAGTTCCTCAAAATGGATTTGGTGCATTGCCTATTCAACGTGTTAGTATTGAAGAAGCAGTTAGAATTCTTAGAAAAGCTTACGACGGTGGTATGCGATTCTTTGACACTGCAAGAGCTTACAGCGACAGCGAAATCAAATTAGGCGAGGCATTTGGAACTGGCTACATCAAACGTGAAGATATTATTATTGCCACAAAAACAGCAGCAAAAACTCCTGAAGAATTCTGGAAAGATTTAGATACTTCTCTGACAAACCTAAAGACAGATTATATTGATATATATCAATTACACATGATGCCACAATGCTATAAACCAGGAGATGGCACCGGATTATACGAGTGTCTAGAGGAAGCAAAACGATTAGGCAAAATCAAGCATATTGGCGGCACAGCTCATAAGCTAGGAGTTGCAAAAGAAATCATCGAATCAGGTTTATATGAAACCCTACAGTATCCCATGAGTTACCTTGCTACAGAAAAGGAAGTTGAGTTAATCCTTCTTTGCAATAAACACGAAATGGGATTTATTTCCATGAAGGGGCTTGCCGGCGGTCTTATAACCAACTCAAAGGCAGCAATGGCATTTATTTCTCAATTCGATGGTGCAGTTCCAATTTGGGGTATTCAGCGCGAATCTGAATTAGATGAATGGCTGGCATTTATGGATAGCACTCCTACCATGGATGAAGAGTTAAAAGCTTTCATTGAAAAAGAGCGAAAAGAACTTATGGGTGACTTCTGCAGAGGCTGTGGTTATTGTATGCCTTGTACTGTTGGAATTCAGATTAACCAGTGTAATCGTATGTCTCTCATGCTTAGACGTGCTCCTAGTGAGAGTTGGCTAAATGAGTACTGGCAGGCAGAAATGGAAAAGATAAATGATTGTATTGAATGTGGAAAATGCATGACACATTGTCCATACGAATTGCAAATTCCAACACTTTTAAGAAAGAACCTAGAAGACTATCACGAGGTACTTGCAGGAAACCGAAAAGTGCAATAA